One window from the genome of Bartonella sp. WD16.2 encodes:
- a CDS encoding carboxynorspermidine decarboxylase has product MIKTPYYLIDKSKLIKNMEIIARLREMSGIKVLLALKCFATWSVFDFMSEYMDGSTSSSLYELRLGKEKFGKETHAYSVAWADNEIDEVCTYADKIIFNSIQQLQRFASTTKTIQRGLRLNPGISVSNFDLANPSRPFSRLGETNQSAIEEVLPLINGLMIHNNCENADFNLFNQILNRIEEKFKKLFIAVDWISLGGGIHFTADNYPLEALAERLKRFSQTYNVTVFLEPGEAAVTKSTTLEVSVLDTLYNEKNLAIVDSSIEAHMLDLLIYRENAKLEPNQGPHEIMVCGKSCLAGDIFGTFQFPELLKIGDRLSFQDAAGYTMVKKNWFNGVAMPAIVIKQCNGNLTIQRQFNYNDYKNSLS; this is encoded by the coding sequence ATGATTAAAACCCCTTATTATCTTATAGATAAATCCAAACTCATAAAGAATATGGAAATTATTGCTCGTTTACGAGAAATGTCGGGAATAAAAGTCTTGCTGGCTTTGAAATGTTTTGCAACATGGAGCGTGTTTGATTTCATGTCTGAATATATGGATGGAAGTACCTCATCATCTCTTTATGAATTACGCTTAGGAAAAGAAAAATTTGGAAAAGAAACCCACGCCTATTCAGTTGCTTGGGCAGATAATGAAATTGATGAAGTATGTACTTATGCAGACAAAATTATTTTTAATTCAATTCAACAACTTCAACGTTTTGCGAGCACTACCAAAACTATTCAACGAGGATTAAGGCTAAATCCAGGGATTAGTGTATCAAATTTTGATCTCGCAAATCCCTCTCGCCCTTTTAGTCGTTTGGGTGAAACCAACCAAAGTGCGATCGAAGAAGTCTTACCCCTTATAAATGGTTTAATGATCCACAATAATTGTGAAAATGCTGATTTTAATCTCTTCAATCAAATACTTAACCGTATTGAAGAAAAATTTAAAAAACTTTTCATCGCTGTTGACTGGATTAGCCTTGGTGGTGGAATTCATTTTACTGCTGATAATTATCCTCTAGAAGCTCTTGCAGAACGTTTAAAACGTTTTTCTCAAACCTACAATGTAACTGTTTTTCTAGAACCAGGAGAAGCTGCTGTCACAAAAAGTACCACATTAGAAGTTAGTGTTCTTGATACATTGTATAATGAAAAAAATCTCGCTATTGTTGATAGTTCAATTGAAGCACATATGCTTGATCTTCTCATTTATCGTGAAAATGCCAAATTAGAACCAAATCAAGGACCACATGAAATCATGGTTTGCGGAAAATCTTGTCTTGCTGGCGATATTTTTGGAACATTCCAATTTCCTGAACTACTTAAAATAGGTGATAGATTGTCTTTTCAAGACGCCGCAGGCTATACAATGGTTAAGAAAAACTGGTTTAATGGCGTTGCGATGCCTGCCATTGTTATCAAACAATGCAACGGAAATCTAACCATCCAACGCCAATTCAATTATAATGACTATAAAAACAGTCTTTCATAA
- a CDS encoding saccharopine dehydrogenase family protein, protein MKKNVLIIGAGGVAQVVAHKCAQNNDILGEIHIASRTLKKCEAIIASIKDKKAMKVTGILKSHTLNAMNIEETVKLIQQTKCEIVINVGSPFLNMSVLSACIKTKCAYIDTAIHEDPLKICETPPWYNNYEWPRRKECEQAGITAILGAGFDPGVVNAYAALTYDTYFDTISDIDIIDINAGKHGCWFATNFDPEINFREFTGQVWSWQNKKWVSNQMFEINHEWDLPVVGKQKAYMTGHDEIHSLSKNLDVQNIRFWMGFSELYITVFTVLKNLGLLSEQIIKTAEGQEVVPLKVVKAVLPDPASLAPNYTGKTCIGNFIKGIKNGNPREVFIYNIADHKQAFNETGAQGISYTAGVPAAAAAILIATGTWDVKTMVNVEELPPLPFLKQLDHMGLPTCIREKQEDKQLQF, encoded by the coding sequence ATGAAAAAAAATGTTCTCATTATTGGTGCTGGCGGTGTTGCACAAGTTGTCGCGCATAAATGCGCCCAAAACAATGATATACTTGGAGAAATTCACATCGCTTCACGAACGCTCAAAAAATGTGAAGCAATAATTGCTTCCATTAAAGATAAAAAAGCAATGAAAGTAACAGGTATTCTTAAAAGCCATACGCTTAATGCAATGAACATCGAAGAAACTGTAAAGCTTATCCAGCAAACCAAATGTGAGATCGTCATCAATGTTGGTTCTCCTTTTTTGAATATGTCTGTTCTTTCAGCCTGTATCAAAACAAAATGCGCTTATATTGATACCGCGATTCATGAAGACCCTTTAAAAATTTGTGAAACACCACCTTGGTATAACAATTACGAATGGCCTAGACGTAAAGAATGTGAACAAGCTGGTATAACAGCTATTTTAGGCGCAGGTTTCGATCCTGGTGTCGTTAATGCTTATGCAGCGTTAACATATGATACCTACTTCGACACAATTTCTGATATTGATATTATTGATATTAACGCTGGAAAACATGGATGTTGGTTTGCAACTAATTTTGATCCAGAAATCAATTTTCGAGAATTTACAGGACAAGTATGGTCATGGCAAAATAAAAAGTGGGTTTCCAATCAAATGTTTGAAATCAACCATGAATGGGATTTACCGGTTGTTGGAAAACAAAAAGCTTACATGACAGGACATGATGAAATTCATTCATTATCTAAAAATCTCGATGTTCAAAATATCCGTTTTTGGATGGGTTTTAGTGAACTCTATATTACTGTTTTTACCGTTTTAAAAAATCTTGGACTTTTATCAGAACAAATTATTAAAACAGCAGAAGGTCAAGAAGTTGTTCCTTTGAAAGTCGTAAAAGCTGTTTTACCTGATCCAGCTTCTCTAGCGCCAAACTATACAGGGAAAACCTGTATTGGAAATTTCATTAAAGGTATAAAAAACGGAAATCCGAGAGAAGTTTTTATCTATAATATAGCCGATCATAAACAAGCTTTTAATGAAACAGGCGCACAAGGAATTTCCTATACAGCCGGTGTACCTGCAGCAGCTGCTGCCATTCTTATCGCCACAGGAACATGGGATGTGAAAACCATGGTTAATGTAGAAGAATTACCACCACTCCCCTTTCTTAAACAGCTTGATCATATGGGGCTTCCAACTTGTATAAGAGAAAAACAAGAAGATAAACAATTACAATTTTAA
- a CDS encoding Na+/H+ antiporter subunit C, which yields MEVVLSLGIGIFIGSGIWLLLRPRTFQVILGLSLLSYGVNLFIFSMSRPRNNAAPIVDPSIVINPANYVDPLPQALVLTAIVIGFATTALFLVILLVSRGLTNSDHVDGHEVK from the coding sequence ATGGAGGTTGTTCTTTCTTTAGGCATTGGTATTTTTATTGGGTCAGGCATTTGGCTTCTTTTGCGTCCGCGAACTTTTCAAGTTATTCTTGGTTTGTCGTTGCTTTCTTATGGGGTTAATCTTTTTATATTCTCAATGAGCAGACCACGTAATAATGCGGCGCCTATTGTTGACCCTTCTATTGTGATTAATCCAGCAAATTATGTTGATCCTTTACCTCAGGCTTTAGTTTTGACCGCAATTGTAATTGGTTTTGCAACGACAGCTTTATTTTTAGTCATCCTTTTGGTTTCACGCGGATTAACAAATTCAGACCACGTTGATGGACATGAAGTAAAATGA